A window of the Diceros bicornis minor isolate mBicDic1 chromosome 30, mDicBic1.mat.cur, whole genome shotgun sequence genome harbors these coding sequences:
- the LOC131394584 gene encoding olfactory receptor-like protein OLF4, giving the protein MEPSNDTQISESLLLGFSEKPELQLIIFGLFLTMYLITMCGNLLIILAVSSDSHLHTPMYFFLSNLSFVDICFTSATIPKMLWNIQTQSKVITYAGCITPIYFLIFFAVLDIFLLTVMAYDRFVAVCRPLHYMVIMNPQLCGLLVLVSWIVCVLNSLLQSLMALRLSFCTNLEIPHFFCELNQMVQLACSDTFLNNVVMYFGAVLLGGGPFAGILYSYFKIVSCIRGLSSAQGKYKAFSTCVSHLCTVSLYYCTVLGVYLSSAAIQSSHSSKIASVMYTVVTPMLNPFIYSLRNNDIKRALKTFFVKETTKLS; this is encoded by the coding sequence ATGGAACCAAGCAATGATACACAAATTTCAGAAtctcttcttctgggattttCAGAGAAACCAGAACTACAGCTCATCATATTTGGGCTTTTCCTCACTATGTACCTGATTACTATGTGTGGAAATCTTCTCATCATTTTGGCTGTGAGCTCAGACTCTCACCTCCAcactcccatgtacttcttcctctccaacctgTCCTTTGTAGACATCTGTTTCACCTCTGCCACCATCCCAAAGATGCTGTGGAACATCCAGACGCAGAGTAAAGTCATCACCTATGCAGGCTGCATCACACCGATTTACTTTCTCATATTCTTTGCAGTGTTGGACATCTTTCTCCTGACTgtcatggcctatgaccgctttGTGGCCGTCTGCCGCCCGCTGCACTACATGGTCATCATGAACCCCCAGCTCTGTGGACTGCTCGTCCTGGTGTCCTGGATTGTGTGTGTCCTGAATTCCTTATTACAAAGCTTAATGGCATTGCGGCTTTCCTTCTGTACCAACTTGGAAATCCCCCACTTTTTTTGTGAACTCAATCAGATGGTCCAACTTGCCTGTTCTGACACCTTTCTTAACAACGTGGTGATGTATTTTGGAGCTGTCCTGCTGGGTGGGGGTCCTTTTGCTGGTATCCTTTACTCATACTTTAAGATAGTTTCCTGCATACGTGGACTCTCATCAGCTCAAGGGAAGTACAAAGCATTTTCTACCTGTGTGTCTCACCTCTGCACTGTCTCCTTATATTATTGTACGGTCCTAGGAGTGTACCTCAGCTCTGCTGCTATCCAGAGCTCACACTCAAGTAAAATAGCCTCAGTCATGTACACTGTGGTCACACCcatgctgaaccccttcatctacAGTCTGAGGAATAATGACATAAAGAGAGCTCTGAAAACATTCTTTGTAAAGGAAACTACAAAATTGTCCTAA